A part of Olleya sp. Bg11-27 genomic DNA contains:
- a CDS encoding amidohydrolase family protein, whose protein sequence is MRTLKILILTLCVSAISFAQQTPGDKQTQAITIEGATAHLGNGDVIENALIMFENGTLTFVGSANTKIARQGTVIDAKGKHVYPGFIAPNATLGLVEVDAVRASDDEDEVGAMNPHIRSLIAYNTESKVVESMRPNGVLMAQITPRGGRISGTSSVVQLDAWNWEDAAIKADDAIHLNWPSNYSRGRWWLGESNVLKENKNYAKEIEELTNYFAQSKAYNANKTTPKDLPFEALNGLMDGSKRLFVHVDYEKGITDAINFAKAENIKHLVIVGGYEANNVAALLKQNNIPVLLQRTHSRPKGDDHDYDLPYKLATQLVNSGILVGLENAGDMERMNTRNLPFLAGTTVAHGLTKAQALSLITLNTAKILGVDDTVGSLEVGKDATLFISQGDALDMRTNKLDQAFIQGRTISLETHQTELYKRYSEKYKNK, encoded by the coding sequence ATGAGAACACTCAAAATATTAATCCTGACGTTATGTGTTTCGGCAATTAGTTTTGCACAACAAACGCCTGGAGATAAACAAACCCAAGCCATTACTATTGAAGGTGCCACTGCACATTTAGGAAACGGTGATGTTATTGAAAACGCTTTAATAATGTTTGAAAACGGTACTCTAACTTTTGTTGGTAGTGCTAACACAAAAATTGCAAGACAAGGAACTGTTATTGATGCCAAAGGTAAACACGTGTATCCTGGCTTTATTGCACCAAATGCAACTTTAGGTTTAGTTGAAGTCGATGCTGTACGTGCAAGTGATGACGAAGACGAAGTTGGCGCTATGAATCCGCACATCCGTAGTCTTATTGCTTATAATACCGAATCTAAAGTAGTAGAATCTATGAGACCTAACGGTGTTTTAATGGCGCAAATCACACCTCGTGGTGGACGTATCTCTGGAACATCAAGTGTTGTACAATTAGATGCTTGGAACTGGGAAGATGCAGCAATTAAGGCTGATGATGCGATTCACTTAAACTGGCCAAGCAACTACTCTAGAGGACGCTGGTGGTTAGGAGAATCAAATGTTTTAAAAGAAAACAAAAACTACGCTAAAGAGATTGAAGAATTAACCAACTACTTTGCACAAAGCAAAGCCTATAACGCTAATAAAACGACACCAAAAGATTTACCTTTTGAAGCGTTAAACGGTTTAATGGATGGTAGTAAAAGACTTTTTGTACATGTAGATTATGAAAAAGGAATTACAGATGCAATCAATTTTGCTAAAGCAGAAAACATAAAACACCTTGTTATTGTTGGTGGTTATGAAGCTAATAATGTTGCCGCCCTATTAAAGCAAAACAACATCCCAGTATTATTACAACGTACACATTCTAGACCAAAAGGAGACGATCATGATTACGACTTGCCATACAAATTAGCAACGCAATTAGTAAATTCAGGTATTTTAGTTGGTTTAGAAAATGCTGGAGATATGGAACGTATGAACACTAGAAATTTACCATTTTTAGCTGGGACAACCGTAGCACACGGATTAACAAAAGCACAAGCACTAAGCTTAATAACATTAAACACTGCTAAAATATTGGGTGTAGATGATACAGTAGGCTCTTTAGAAGTTGGTAAAGACGCTACCCTTTTTATTAGCCAAGGTGATGCTTTAGACATGAGAACAAACAAACTGGACCAAGCTTTTATCCAAGGTCGTACTATTAGCTTAGAAACGCACCAAACAGAATTATACAAGCGTTATTCTGAGAAGTATAAGAACAAATAA
- a CDS encoding TrmH family RNA methyltransferase: MANKQISSTQNQLIKHIVLLKEKSRERKKTGTFIIEGEREIQLALTGQYVIETIFYFPDIYDVSKLNTFPEAIDCIEVSKEVYQKIAYRATTEGIIAIVKSKSHHLESISFTNKNPLILIAEAPEKPGNIGAILRTADAANVDAVIIANPKTDLYNPNIVRSSVGCVFTNQIATGTTDAIITFLNKHNVAIYSAILQDAVDYHKQDYKQASAIVVGTEAVGLSIAWREASKQNIKIPMQGAIDSMNVSVAAGILIFEAKRQRDFK, encoded by the coding sequence ATGGCAAATAAACAGATTAGCAGTACTCAAAATCAATTAATTAAACATATCGTTTTATTAAAAGAGAAATCGCGTGAACGAAAAAAAACAGGAACTTTTATTATTGAAGGCGAACGCGAAATACAATTAGCTCTAACTGGTCAGTACGTTATTGAAACCATTTTTTATTTCCCTGACATTTATGATGTTAGCAAGTTAAATACGTTCCCAGAAGCAATAGACTGTATTGAAGTTTCAAAAGAGGTGTATCAGAAAATTGCTTATCGCGCCACTACTGAAGGTATTATAGCTATTGTTAAAAGTAAATCACATCATTTAGAAAGTATTAGTTTTACCAATAAAAACCCGCTAATATTAATTGCTGAAGCGCCAGAAAAGCCGGGAAACATCGGTGCTATTTTGCGTACAGCTGATGCTGCCAATGTAGATGCCGTAATTATTGCCAATCCTAAAACAGATTTATATAATCCTAACATTGTACGTTCTAGTGTTGGCTGTGTATTTACCAATCAAATTGCAACAGGGACCACAGATGCTATTATTACTTTTTTAAATAAACACAACGTTGCTATTTACAGCGCTATTTTACAAGATGCTGTCGATTACCATAAACAAGATTACAAACAAGCTTCTGCTATTGTTGTCGGCACAGAAGCTGTCGGACTAAGCATCGCTTGGCGAGAAGCTTCTAAACAGAATATTAAAATACCCATGCAAGGTGCTATAGACTCAATGAATGTCTCTGTTGCTGCTGGGATTTTAATTTTTGAAGCTAAACGTCAACGTGATTTTAAATAA
- a CDS encoding DUF6503 family protein — MKHLFYTLSLALILFSCKTETKTEAKVEADTTKKMVAVKTKTYPEKLTKVFDAHGGVALWKSMKSLEFTQDKPDGKEVTITDLNNRKALLKSENYAIGFDGQKPWFLNKTGKEFKGYDPKFGYNLMFYFYTMPFILSDDGIKFSDAESLTFEGVTYPGIKISYDNGVGATPEDIYILYYNPETFKMEWLGYTVNFVPGIDTKELHFRRYSDWQEVNGLILPKTITGYGFKDDKPTTPKAPNTFTDVKITKTAPEAAQFVKPEKATFVE; from the coding sequence ATGAAGCACTTATTTTACACATTATCCCTAGCCTTAATTTTGTTTTCTTGTAAGACTGAAACAAAAACTGAAGCTAAAGTTGAAGCCGATACTACTAAAAAGATGGTGGCGGTAAAAACAAAAACGTACCCAGAAAAATTAACAAAAGTATTTGATGCACATGGAGGTGTAGCCCTTTGGAAATCTATGAAGTCTTTAGAGTTTACTCAAGATAAGCCTGATGGAAAAGAAGTTACAATTACAGATTTAAATAACAGAAAAGCATTGCTTAAATCTGAAAATTATGCAATCGGATTTGATGGACAGAAACCTTGGTTTTTAAATAAAACAGGTAAAGAGTTTAAAGGTTATGATCCTAAATTTGGATATAACTTAATGTTCTACTTTTACACTATGCCTTTTATTTTGTCTGACGACGGAATTAAATTCTCTGATGCAGAGTCACTTACTTTTGAAGGTGTCACTTACCCAGGAATTAAAATATCTTATGATAATGGAGTAGGAGCAACACCTGAAGATATTTATATTTTATATTATAACCCTGAGACTTTTAAAATGGAATGGTTAGGGTATACAGTAAATTTTGTACCAGGAATTGATACTAAAGAATTACATTTTAGACGTTACAGTGATTGGCAAGAGGTTAATGGATTGATCTTACCTAAAACCATTACAGGTTATGGATTTAAAGATGATAAACCAACAACACCTAAAGCGCCAAATACGTTTACAGATGTAAAAATCACAAAAACGGCACCTGAGGCTGCACAATTTGTTAAGCCAGAAAAAGCAACATTTGTAGAGTAG
- a CDS encoding GIY-YIG nuclease family protein: MHFYFVYILKCSDNSFYTGITNNLEKRLNEHQSGKNRNSYTYKKRPVDCLFHQQFNDVIQAIYFEKKIKGWTRAKKEALINKDFDLLKILSECRNATHYKYNGI; this comes from the coding sequence ATGCATTTTTATTTTGTCTACATATTAAAATGCTCAGACAATTCGTTCTACACAGGAATAACAAACAACCTCGAAAAACGACTTAATGAGCACCAATCTGGTAAAAACAGAAATAGCTATACTTATAAAAAGAGACCTGTCGATTGCCTATTTCACCAACAGTTTAATGATGTAATCCAAGCCATTTATTTTGAAAAGAAAATTAAAGGTTGGACAAGAGCCAAAAAAGAAGCTCTAATTAATAAGGACTTTGATTTACTTAAAATTTTATCTGAATGTAGGAATGCAACACATTATAAATACAATGGTATCTAA
- a CDS encoding DUF6503 family protein, translated as MKHLFYTLCIGLLFISCKNETKTMTEKASELPKATPVVAKSNYPENISKVFEAHGGIDNWNQMQSVSFTMNKPNGKEVTAVNLKSRQSIITMPDHVLGYDGKTVWLDAKSDEVYKGNPKFYYNLMFYFHTMPFVLADKGINYEDAKPLSFEGVEYPGIKISYDNGVGESSDDEYILYYNPTTFKMEWLAYTVTFNSKAKSEKWSFIKYSNWHTIEGIVLPETLTWYIVEENLPVKKRNDLQFTDVTLSKQALGANTFEKPEAATVVE; from the coding sequence ATGAAACACTTATTTTATACTTTATGTATTGGTTTACTTTTTATTTCATGTAAAAATGAAACTAAAACAATGACAGAGAAAGCTTCAGAGCTACCTAAAGCAACGCCTGTAGTTGCTAAGTCAAATTATCCTGAAAATATTTCAAAAGTATTTGAAGCACATGGAGGTATTGATAATTGGAACCAGATGCAATCTGTTTCATTTACAATGAATAAGCCAAACGGTAAAGAGGTAACTGCTGTGAATTTAAAATCTAGACAGTCTATAATTACAATGCCAGATCACGTTTTAGGATATGATGGTAAGACCGTTTGGTTAGATGCTAAAAGTGATGAGGTTTATAAAGGTAACCCAAAGTTTTATTACAATTTAATGTTCTATTTTCATACAATGCCATTTGTGCTAGCAGATAAAGGGATTAATTATGAGGATGCAAAACCGTTAAGTTTTGAAGGTGTAGAGTATCCTGGAATTAAAATTAGTTATGATAATGGCGTAGGAGAGTCTTCTGATGATGAGTACATACTTTATTATAACCCAACAACATTTAAAATGGAGTGGTTAGCGTATACTGTTACTTTTAATAGTAAAGCTAAAAGCGAAAAATGGTCATTTATTAAATATAGCAATTGGCATACAATTGAAGGTATTGTATTACCTGAGACTTTAACATGGTATATTGTTGAAGAGAATTTACCAGTTAAAAAACGTAACGATTTACAGTTTACTGATGTTACTTTATCTAAGCAAGCATTAGGTGCTAATACATTTGAAAAGCCAGAAGCTGCTACTGTAGTGGAGTAA